One Granulicella sp. 5B5 DNA window includes the following coding sequences:
- a CDS encoding alpha/beta fold hydrolase, producing MNSKLLKTIATGVAAMGVLGTTLPLAAQSRVNAAAMDSFQIPSRGALLNAFVYIAAGAGPHPAVILLHGFPGNERNLDLAQDMRRAGWDVLYFNYRGSWGSPGDFSFLHGIEDVASAVAYLRDPANAKRLRLDPTRIVLIGHSMGGFMTVQATAADPSIAAFGLISAADMVGRIPPNLPTQAEPTVVAEVSKSLAAEGMAPLAGCTPESLARETFEHREDWRFPSKAEALKTRPALIITSDDGLAPFNDALVAALRKDGDTHVTTHHFPTDHAYSDQRLQLSAAVLAWLKTLPIAPR from the coding sequence ATGAACAGCAAGCTGCTGAAGACGATCGCAACAGGAGTCGCCGCCATGGGTGTTCTGGGAACCACGCTGCCGCTCGCAGCACAGTCGCGCGTCAACGCAGCCGCCATGGACAGCTTTCAGATTCCGAGCCGCGGTGCGTTGCTGAACGCCTTCGTCTACATTGCCGCCGGCGCAGGCCCGCACCCTGCGGTCATCCTGCTGCACGGCTTTCCCGGCAACGAGCGCAACCTCGACCTCGCGCAGGACATGCGCCGCGCCGGCTGGGATGTTCTCTACTTCAACTACCGCGGCTCCTGGGGCTCGCCCGGCGACTTCTCCTTCTTGCACGGCATCGAGGACGTCGCCTCCGCCGTCGCCTACCTGCGCGATCCCGCCAACGCCAAACGCCTGCGCCTCGACCCCACGCGGATCGTCCTTATCGGCCACAGCATGGGCGGCTTTATGACCGTGCAGGCCACCGCCGCCGACCCCTCCATTGCCGCCTTCGGCCTCATCTCCGCCGCGGACATGGTCGGGCGCATCCCGCCCAACCTACCGACGCAGGCCGAGCCAACGGTGGTAGCCGAGGTCTCCAAATCCCTCGCAGCCGAAGGCATGGCCCCGCTCGCCGGCTGCACCCCTGAAAGCCTCGCGCGCGAGACCTTCGAGCACCGCGAAGACTGGCGCTTCCCCTCCAAAGCAGAAGCCCTGAAGACCCGTCCCGCGCTCATCATTACCTCTGACGACGGCCTCGCCCCGTTCAACGACGCGCTCGTCGCGGCGCTGCGCAAGGACGGCGACACCCACGTCACCACCCATCATTTCCCCACCGACCACGCCTACTCCGACCAGCGGCTGCAGCTCTCCGCCGCCGTGCTCGCCTGGCTCAAGACCCTGCCCATCGCTCCTCGTTAG
- a CDS encoding OFA family MFS transporter: MGLFSFLDREYSVAKPGYSRWLVPPAALAIHLAIGQVYSFSVFVKPLSDFSQGAGTPWNLKEIGYIFSFAIAILGVAAALFGKWLETAGPRKAMFVAATCFGLGFIVSALGVHWHSLAVIYIGYGLIGGVGLGLGYISPVSTLIKWFPDRPGLSTGLAIMGFGGGAMIGAPLANNLMAYFRNSGHNAIAVTLFCMGIIYFLFMMFGVFMIRVPAPGWKPEGYVPSTTQSALISHHNVDVNSAMKTPQFWLLWIVLCLNVTAGIGILESASPMIQNVFSGRVLAVAAGGFVGLLSLFNMVGRFFWASTSDLIGRKQTYMIFFALGAVLYYFVPNMHSLPVFVLVFGVLISMYGGGFATIPAYLKDLFGGYHVSAIHGRILTAWSTAGIVGPLIDNAILDHYREQHIPLAQAYPGILHIMAGLLAVGFVANLLVRPVSERFWLKDEVPMPIETATH; the protein is encoded by the coding sequence ATGGGTCTGTTTTCATTTCTGGATCGTGAATACTCCGTGGCCAAGCCGGGCTATAGCCGGTGGCTTGTTCCTCCCGCAGCGCTGGCGATTCATCTGGCGATCGGGCAGGTCTACTCGTTCAGCGTCTTTGTGAAGCCGCTTTCGGACTTCAGCCAGGGCGCGGGCACACCGTGGAACCTGAAGGAGATCGGCTACATCTTCTCCTTCGCGATTGCCATCCTTGGAGTGGCCGCGGCGCTGTTCGGCAAATGGCTGGAGACTGCCGGGCCGCGCAAGGCTATGTTCGTGGCGGCAACGTGCTTTGGGCTGGGCTTCATCGTCTCGGCGTTGGGGGTGCACTGGCACTCGCTGGCGGTGATCTACATTGGCTACGGCCTGATCGGCGGCGTGGGTCTGGGGCTGGGGTACATCTCGCCGGTGTCCACGCTGATCAAGTGGTTCCCGGACCGGCCGGGCCTCTCGACCGGCCTCGCGATCATGGGCTTTGGCGGCGGCGCGATGATCGGCGCACCGCTGGCAAACAACCTAATGGCCTACTTCAGGAACTCCGGCCACAACGCCATCGCGGTGACGCTGTTCTGCATGGGCATCATCTACTTCCTGTTTATGATGTTCGGCGTGTTCATGATCCGCGTACCGGCGCCGGGTTGGAAGCCGGAGGGGTATGTGCCGTCGACGACACAATCAGCGCTGATCTCCCACCACAACGTGGATGTGAACTCCGCGATGAAGACGCCGCAGTTCTGGCTGCTGTGGATTGTGCTGTGCCTGAACGTGACGGCGGGCATCGGTATCCTGGAGTCGGCCTCGCCGATGATCCAGAACGTGTTCTCCGGCCGAGTGCTGGCGGTGGCGGCGGGCGGATTTGTCGGCCTGCTCTCGCTGTTCAACATGGTGGGCCGGTTCTTCTGGGCGTCGACTTCGGATTTGATCGGCCGCAAGCAGACGTACATGATCTTCTTCGCGCTGGGAGCAGTGCTCTACTACTTCGTGCCGAACATGCACTCACTGCCGGTGTTTGTGCTGGTCTTCGGGGTGCTCATCAGCATGTACGGCGGTGGTTTCGCCACCATACCGGCCTACCTGAAGGACCTCTTCGGTGGCTACCATGTTTCGGCCATCCATGGACGCATACTTACAGCCTGGTCGACGGCGGGCATCGTCGGGCCGCTGATCGACAATGCCATCCTGGACCACTACAGGGAGCAGCACATTCCGCTCGCGCAGGCCTATCCGGGGATTCTGCACATCATGGCCGGGTTGCTGGCCGTGGGGTTCGTCGCGAACCTGCTGGTCCGTCCCGTTTCCGAACGCTTCTGGCTGAAGGACGAGGTGCCCATGCCGATCGAAACTGCTACCCACTAA
- a CDS encoding DUF58 domain-containing protein, which yields MQILIPQPATATAAPRGKLGRALGFGLTPLTLILFCIGLLFTIPAFFHPHDIYFMCAWDVLLGISIVLDLLLLPRPDTLTVTRTFLDSPQLGAATRIELAARLDADKVLDLRLLDDLHDSLTGTPATQRLIVFPREDALSTTTVYPRQRGDFALGSVYLRYRGVLKLAERWAVATPVTPHESKPQPQRVRVYPAHEDSRDSTAFYLLRARQIEMQKRRLQLRGVGRDFDSLRDYQPGDELRNISWTATARRGKLVTRQFTVERSQQVWMVIDAGRLSRTAFELKRDSQQFVAETSTERESRHLLTVTQLDQATTAATMLAQVINGSGDKFGMMAYGRGIQQLLPPGNGPTHLRLLIDLLSQTRSEAAEADALQAVARMKNLQQRRGMIVWITELVDSAGRPEIAVAAAELVRRHLIVLVVLKHPELEELAARTPRNRDEMFHSAAAQEMLERRRETIAQMERSGVLVVETTAAEIGIRAVSKYLEVKAEGLL from the coding sequence ATGCAAATTCTCATTCCCCAACCCGCCACCGCGACCGCCGCCCCAAGAGGCAAGCTCGGCCGCGCGCTCGGCTTCGGTCTCACGCCGCTTACGCTGATCCTCTTCTGCATTGGCCTGCTCTTCACGATCCCGGCTTTCTTCCATCCTCACGACATTTACTTCATGTGCGCATGGGATGTATTACTGGGAATATCCATCGTCTTAGACCTGCTCCTACTCCCGCGCCCAGACACCCTCACGGTCACGCGCACCTTCCTCGACTCGCCACAGCTCGGCGCAGCCACGCGCATCGAGCTCGCCGCGCGCCTCGACGCCGACAAAGTCCTCGACCTGCGCCTCCTCGACGACCTGCATGACTCCCTCACCGGCACACCCGCCACGCAGCGCCTCATCGTCTTTCCGCGAGAAGACGCGCTCTCCACCACCACGGTCTATCCGCGGCAACGCGGTGACTTCGCGCTCGGCAGCGTCTACCTGCGCTATCGCGGAGTCCTCAAGCTCGCGGAGCGCTGGGCCGTCGCCACACCTGTCACTCCACACGAGAGCAAGCCTCAACCGCAGCGCGTCCGCGTCTACCCCGCGCACGAGGACTCCCGCGACAGCACCGCCTTCTATCTCCTCCGCGCGCGTCAGATTGAGATGCAGAAGCGCCGGCTGCAGCTCCGCGGCGTCGGCCGCGACTTCGACAGCCTGCGCGACTACCAGCCCGGCGACGAGCTTCGCAACATTAGTTGGACCGCCACCGCGCGGCGCGGCAAGCTCGTCACGCGCCAGTTCACCGTCGAGCGCTCCCAACAGGTCTGGATGGTCATCGACGCAGGCCGCCTCTCGCGCACCGCCTTCGAGCTCAAGCGCGACAGCCAGCAGTTCGTCGCCGAAACCTCCACCGAGCGCGAGTCGCGCCACCTGCTCACCGTCACGCAGCTCGACCAGGCCACCACCGCCGCCACCATGCTCGCGCAGGTCATCAACGGTTCCGGCGATAAGTTCGGCATGATGGCCTACGGCCGCGGCATCCAGCAACTGCTGCCGCCCGGCAACGGCCCCACGCACCTGCGCCTGCTCATCGACCTGCTCTCGCAGACCCGCAGCGAGGCCGCCGAGGCCGACGCGCTGCAGGCCGTCGCGCGGATGAAGAACCTGCAGCAGCGCCGCGGGATGATCGTCTGGATCACCGAGCTCGTCGACTCCGCAGGCCGGCCGGAGATCGCCGTCGCCGCCGCTGAACTCGTGCGCCGTCACCTTATCGTGCTGGTCGTGCTCAAACACCCCGAGCTCGAAGAGCTCGCCGCGCGCACCCCACGCAATCGCGACGAGATGTTCCACTCCGCCGCCGCACAGGAGATGCTCGAACGCCGCCGCGAGACCATCGCCCAGATGGAACGCAGCGGCGTCCTCGTTGTAGAAACCACCGCCGCAGAGATCGGCATCCGCGCCGTCAGCAAGTACCTCGAAGTCAAAGCCGAAGGCCTGCTCTAA
- a CDS encoding ATP-binding protein, producing the protein MRLLLEIGLRLYSERSLDAIAQCTLEGAVRVCGAEFGLFLYYDLSDDGEVHQHCRFAGMDTTKARDIATLTELAQILGEQSAQDERPSHTRGLLRIMDLESAAGREVRVPFSGLPPLRSYLVVPVRMHNDELIGVLVCGHAKPNSFGQECEEFVATVAAQAAVTIENFRLNRNVLREIEIADRARALQRETEDRLRQALEAAQLGTWSWDRRTDLLELDDRAAGLFGVAFGVPLTRTALREHLVVPEDRNVVRDSLQESLDSGRSYVAEYRIERAGGTHIWVSASGVPVFVTGAGNDRGDVVGMVGTVQDVTARKGQEHTLRESEKLAATGRLAATIAHEINNPLEAVTNLIYLARTDTEMPVHVQQLLDTADSELARVSQLAQQTLGFYRDTTRLTTIDLNKLLLDTVDLFTRKMRSKGVACTMDLEPGLALFGLQGEIRQVFSNLLVNAIDASTRSTIHIRGRRRRQCTVEGIDVVIADHGEGIPVAVRRQLFTPFVTTKETAGTGLGLWVTRGIVEKQGGSVRFRTSTTVPTGTIFRVFLPVRPPSAETASS; encoded by the coding sequence TTGCGGCTCTTGCTGGAGATTGGTCTCCGGCTCTACTCCGAGCGGTCGCTGGATGCGATCGCGCAGTGCACTCTCGAGGGTGCTGTGAGGGTGTGTGGCGCGGAGTTCGGGCTCTTTCTCTACTATGACCTGTCCGATGACGGGGAGGTCCATCAGCATTGCCGGTTTGCCGGTATGGACACGACGAAAGCGCGCGACATCGCCACGTTGACGGAGCTGGCGCAGATTCTCGGTGAGCAGTCCGCCCAAGACGAACGGCCTTCGCATACGCGGGGCCTGTTGCGGATTATGGATCTGGAAAGCGCTGCCGGGCGCGAGGTGCGGGTGCCGTTCAGCGGCTTGCCGCCGCTGCGCAGCTACCTTGTGGTCCCGGTGCGCATGCACAACGATGAGCTGATCGGGGTGCTGGTATGCGGCCACGCCAAACCCAACAGCTTTGGGCAGGAGTGTGAAGAGTTTGTGGCGACCGTGGCGGCGCAGGCCGCCGTGACGATTGAAAACTTCCGGCTCAATCGGAATGTATTGCGCGAGATTGAGATTGCAGACCGTGCCCGTGCTCTGCAGCGCGAGACGGAGGACCGCCTGCGCCAGGCGCTTGAGGCCGCGCAATTGGGCACGTGGTCATGGGACCGCAGGACCGATCTGCTGGAGCTGGACGACCGCGCCGCCGGGCTATTTGGCGTGGCGTTTGGCGTGCCACTTACGCGCACGGCGCTGCGCGAGCACCTGGTGGTTCCGGAAGATCGCAACGTAGTCCGCGATTCTTTGCAGGAGTCGCTGGATTCCGGCCGTAGCTATGTTGCCGAGTACCGTATCGAGCGCGCTGGCGGGACGCACATCTGGGTGAGCGCGAGTGGTGTGCCGGTCTTTGTCACGGGAGCGGGCAATGACCGCGGTGACGTGGTCGGCATGGTGGGCACGGTGCAGGATGTGACCGCGCGCAAGGGGCAGGAGCATACGCTGCGCGAGAGCGAGAAGCTGGCCGCTACCGGCCGGCTGGCCGCCACCATCGCGCATGAGATCAACAACCCGCTGGAGGCCGTGACCAACCTGATCTACCTGGCGCGTACCGACACGGAGATGCCTGTTCATGTGCAACAGTTGCTGGACACGGCCGACTCCGAACTGGCCCGCGTCTCGCAGCTTGCGCAACAGACACTCGGCTTCTACCGCGACACCACGCGGCTCACGACGATCGACCTGAACAAGCTGCTGCTCGACACCGTGGACCTGTTCACGCGCAAGATGCGCAGCAAGGGCGTCGCCTGCACGATGGACCTGGAGCCCGGGCTGGCGCTCTTCGGCCTGCAGGGCGAGATCCGCCAGGTCTTCTCGAACCTGCTGGTGAATGCGATCGACGCCTCGACGCGGAGCACGATTCACATCCGCGGACGGCGGCGGCGGCAGTGCACGGTCGAGGGCATAGACGTCGTGATCGCCGACCACGGTGAGGGAATTCCGGTAGCGGTACGGCGTCAGCTGTTCACTCCTTTTGTCACGACGAAGGAGACGGCGGGCACCGGGCTTGGGCTCTGGGTGACGCGCGGGATCGTTGAGAAACAGGGCGGCAGTGTGCGTTTTCGCACCAGCACAACAGTTCCAACGGGCACTATCTTTCGGGTCTTCCTTCCGGTCAGACCGCCGTCCGCCGAGACAGCATCCTCATAA
- a CDS encoding DUF4129 domain-containing protein has protein sequence MAASKPLRNTLRLLLLTTLLSAAASPRAHALDTPQPTPLTTNSTDPATLANEAANFKHARQAADDVLHKAQFRHDMASSWWDQKKLALTRTIGRIFSRVNRIGKAAPWLAHLLEWLLFGAAALTLLLFLLREFRRQRLQVSLTSIAIKAEAFSREADDWSQRAAAFAQQAQWRDAVHCLYWAAIVLLESRRAWRHNPTRTPREYVRLLRPGSPQQVGLRSLTQVFERTWYGLRDTTTDEYTQARALYDGLVTASSIGASLKAERLDATPTPAEGL, from the coding sequence ATGGCCGCCTCTAAACCCCTGCGCAACACGCTACGCCTGCTGCTGCTGACCACCCTGCTTTCAGCCGCCGCAAGCCCCCGCGCGCATGCGCTCGACACGCCACAGCCAACCCCGCTGACCACCAACTCAACCGACCCTGCCACACTTGCCAACGAGGCCGCCAACTTCAAGCACGCGCGCCAGGCCGCCGACGACGTCCTCCATAAAGCGCAGTTCCGTCACGACATGGCCAGCAGCTGGTGGGACCAGAAGAAGCTCGCGCTCACCCGCACCATCGGCCGCATCTTCTCGCGCGTCAACCGCATCGGCAAAGCCGCGCCGTGGCTCGCCCACCTGCTGGAGTGGCTGCTCTTCGGTGCCGCCGCGCTCACCCTGCTCCTCTTTCTGCTGCGCGAGTTCCGCCGCCAGCGCCTGCAGGTCTCCCTTACGAGCATCGCCATCAAAGCCGAAGCCTTCTCCCGCGAAGCCGACGACTGGTCGCAGCGCGCCGCCGCCTTCGCCCAGCAGGCACAATGGCGCGACGCCGTGCACTGCCTCTACTGGGCCGCCATCGTTCTGCTTGAGTCGCGCCGCGCCTGGCGCCACAACCCCACCCGCACCCCGCGCGAGTATGTCCGCCTGCTCCGTCCCGGCTCGCCGCAGCAGGTCGGCCTCCGCAGCCTCACCCAGGTCTTCGAGCGCACCTGGTACGGCCTGCGCGATACCACCACCGATGAGTACACCCAGGCGCGCGCGCTCTACGACGGCCTCGTAACAGCGAGCAGCATCGGCGCCTCGCTCAAAGCCGAGCGTCTCGATGCCACGCCCACACCTGCGGAGGGCCTGTGA
- a CDS encoding MoxR family ATPase gives MSEEMQEQRHSEQTPQDATQPQEAQQELTPPSSVAAASEIFARGHEQIGRVIAGQHEAIAQALLTMLCGGHALIEGVPGVAKTLAVKTLARFLGLDFRRVQGTPDMMPADILGTNVFSPKTGEFAFHKGPVFTQFLLTDEINRMPPRTQAALLESMEERQVTSDGERHPLDELFTVFATQNPIEFEGTYPLPEAQLDRFLLKIKVPYPDVADERTVLERHHHAGLSTHAGVGLADIPIEPVPFKLLTAARREIRAVRVEPAIFDYLLAVVRRTREWPSIALGASPRASTGLLVVAKALAAREGRDFVIPDDIKEAAQPVLRHRLVLRPEAELEGIDADRVIRDVLAATQVPK, from the coding sequence ATGAGCGAAGAGATGCAGGAACAGAGGCACAGCGAGCAGACCCCGCAGGACGCAACACAGCCGCAAGAAGCACAGCAGGAGCTCACACCGCCCTCCTCCGTCGCCGCAGCCAGCGAGATCTTCGCACGCGGCCACGAGCAGATCGGCCGCGTCATCGCCGGCCAGCACGAGGCCATCGCGCAGGCGCTGCTGACCATGCTCTGTGGCGGCCATGCGCTAATTGAGGGCGTCCCAGGTGTCGCCAAAACACTCGCCGTCAAGACCCTCGCGCGCTTCCTCGGCCTCGACTTCCGCCGCGTGCAGGGCACACCGGACATGATGCCCGCCGACATCCTCGGCACCAATGTTTTTTCTCCAAAGACCGGCGAGTTCGCCTTCCACAAAGGCCCCGTATTCACGCAGTTCCTGCTCACCGATGAGATCAACCGCATGCCGCCGCGCACGCAGGCCGCGCTGCTCGAGTCTATGGAAGAGCGCCAGGTCACCTCCGACGGCGAACGCCACCCACTCGACGAGCTCTTCACCGTCTTCGCGACGCAAAACCCCATTGAGTTCGAAGGCACCTACCCGCTGCCCGAGGCGCAGCTTGACCGTTTCCTGCTCAAGATCAAGGTCCCCTACCCCGATGTTGCAGACGAGCGCACCGTGCTGGAACGCCACCACCACGCGGGCCTGTCGACTCATGCGGGCGTCGGCCTCGCCGACATCCCCATCGAGCCGGTGCCTTTCAAGCTCCTCACCGCCGCGCGTCGCGAGATCCGCGCCGTCCGCGTCGAACCGGCCATCTTCGACTACCTGCTGGCCGTCGTGCGCCGTACCCGCGAGTGGCCGTCGATCGCGCTCGGCGCCAGCCCCCGCGCCAGCACCGGCCTGCTCGTCGTCGCCAAGGCACTGGCCGCGCGTGAAGGCCGAGACTTCGTCATCCCCGACGACATCAAGGAAGCCGCGCAACCCGTCCTCCGCCACCGCCTGGTCCTGCGACCCGAAGCCGAACTCGAAGGCATCGACGCCGACCGCGTGATTCGCGATGTGCTTGCGGCCACGCAGGTGCCCAAGTAA
- a CDS encoding DUF4350 domain-containing protein codes for MSAAVAKRKLGTDQRLILWLVAIMVVLIVGVTVLAPQQEAEDPTPRSTNAGPLGTEAAYLTLQALGHKTSRWNKSLADLNSSLTDADAANTTLVLLEPIYDATEEAELRAQLKRFFDRGGHLLTTGHFGARLLNGTTDSPELLQSLCQTQPTGNSALARASHVQISNHGGWKSDDKNALTKDGSVAQHCGKNSVVVSFYIGKGDAVWWSSETPIVNAELKQDPSLKLVLASIDGPQYSTNTPPRDVIFDEAMHTVTRTKWSVTHGLPILWVSLQTALLFVLLLFSFSRRRGPIRMPVALPRSSPVEFATSMGDLYEKGEATAVVTEAARRRLQRALTQEVGLATETIQAGPDAIEAAIVLRLGVVAKPLAASIAEHLREAMEAAHAKLSLSSTLKLAQALSEDAEHLREAITPAAARHTEELETAGSKEQQ; via the coding sequence GTGAGCGCAGCCGTCGCGAAGAGAAAGCTCGGCACCGACCAGCGGCTCATCCTCTGGCTCGTCGCCATTATGGTTGTGCTCATCGTCGGCGTCACCGTGCTCGCGCCGCAGCAGGAGGCCGAAGACCCCACGCCGCGCAGCACCAACGCCGGCCCGCTCGGCACCGAGGCCGCCTATCTCACGCTGCAGGCCCTCGGCCACAAGACCTCGCGCTGGAATAAGTCCCTCGCCGACCTCAACAGCTCTCTCACCGACGCCGACGCCGCCAACACCACGCTCGTGCTGCTCGAACCCATCTACGACGCCACCGAGGAAGCCGAGCTTCGCGCCCAGTTGAAGCGCTTCTTCGACCGCGGCGGTCATCTGCTCACCACCGGCCACTTCGGCGCGCGCCTGCTCAACGGCACAACCGACAGCCCCGAGCTCCTCCAGTCGCTCTGCCAGACGCAGCCCACCGGCAACTCCGCGCTCGCCCGCGCCAGCCATGTGCAGATCAGCAATCACGGCGGCTGGAAGTCCGACGACAAGAACGCTCTCACCAAAGATGGCAGCGTCGCCCAGCACTGCGGCAAGAACTCCGTCGTCGTCTCGTTCTATATCGGCAAGGGCGATGCCGTCTGGTGGTCCTCCGAGACACCCATCGTCAACGCCGAGCTCAAGCAGGACCCCTCGCTCAAGCTCGTCCTCGCCAGCATCGACGGCCCGCAGTACTCCACCAATACGCCGCCACGTGACGTCATCTTCGACGAGGCGATGCACACCGTCACCCGCACCAAATGGAGTGTCACGCACGGCCTGCCCATCCTATGGGTCAGCCTGCAGACCGCGCTGCTCTTCGTGCTGCTGCTCTTCAGCTTCAGCCGCCGCCGCGGCCCCATCCGCATGCCCGTCGCTCTGCCGCGCAGCTCGCCGGTAGAGTTCGCAACCTCCATGGGCGACCTCTACGAAAAAGGCGAGGCCACCGCCGTCGTCACCGAAGCCGCGCGCCGGCGCCTGCAGCGCGCGCTCACGCAGGAGGTCGGCCTCGCGACGGAGACCATCCAAGCCGGCCCCGACGCGATCGAAGCCGCTATCGTTCTCCGCCTCGGTGTCGTTGCCAAGCCGCTCGCCGCTTCCATCGCGGAGCACCTGCGCGAGGCCATGGAAGCCGCCCATGCGAAGCTATCGTTGAGCAGCACGCTCAAGCTCGCCCAGGCCCTGAGCGAAGACGCCGAGCACCTGCGCGAGGCCATCACGCCCGCCGCAGCACGCCACACCGAAGAGTTAGAGACCGCAGGATCGAAGGAGCAGCAATGA
- a CDS encoding response regulator: MHAHLFNTDAPVSSTVVVDGEGHGDGLGRAGKRVLVVDDEALIADTIVQILNRNGFQASAVYSGRAAVEAARDLQPETVLSDVAMPHLDGVETAIEIRAHCPTARIVLFSGQAATMEILERARALGHDFELLPKPIHPVELLKRLQVSS, from the coding sequence ATGCACGCTCATCTTTTTAACACAGATGCCCCTGTTTCTTCGACCGTAGTTGTAGATGGCGAAGGGCATGGCGACGGCCTGGGACGGGCAGGGAAGCGCGTGCTCGTGGTCGATGACGAGGCGCTGATCGCCGATACGATCGTACAAATTCTGAACCGGAACGGCTTCCAGGCCAGCGCCGTCTATAGCGGGCGCGCCGCCGTGGAGGCCGCTCGCGACCTGCAGCCGGAGACGGTGCTGAGCGACGTGGCGATGCCGCATCTCGACGGCGTGGAAACGGCGATTGAGATCCGCGCGCACTGCCCCACCGCGCGTATCGTGCTCTTCAGCGGCCAGGCGGCAACGATGGAGATTCTGGAGCGTGCCCGCGCCCTGGGTCATGACTTTGAGCTGCTGCCTAAGCCGATCCATCCGGTAGAGCTGCTGAAGCGCCTGCAGGTCAGCTCGTAG